From Paenibacillus polymyxa, the proteins below share one genomic window:
- a CDS encoding pectate lyase family protein: MKKRCSLGIAAVLLFATLAPMGAPAHAASDIGKETLGSKNGWAAFSTGTTGGATATSSNTFTVTNRKQLVDALGKSSNTTPKIIYVKGTINANVDDNNKALGLNDYKDPKYDFNAYLKAYDPSTWGKKVPSGTLEDARKASQKNQASRTVIEIPSNTTIVGLGNNAIINGANFQLKKGTDNVIIRNIEFQDAYDYFPQWDPTDGSTGNWNSEYDSITINGATHVWVDHNTFNDGAHPDSGNGTFYGQEYQHHDGLLDVINQGDLVTVSYNHFYDHDKTSIIGNSDSKTADEGALRVTLHHNYYENTVQRTPRVRYGQVHLYNNYYTGDVKRSEYPTLYIWGAGKSSKIFAENNVIDVAGLSAGKIVTVFGGTALSDTGTLLNGQAVNAGSSAGLSSSVGWKPSLNDKISPSASVKAEVTSQAGSGKL, translated from the coding sequence ATGAAAAAGAGATGTTCACTCGGAATCGCAGCCGTGTTATTGTTCGCTACTCTGGCTCCTATGGGTGCACCTGCTCATGCAGCAAGCGATATTGGCAAGGAGACACTTGGCAGCAAAAACGGTTGGGCCGCCTTTTCTACAGGCACGACAGGTGGAGCTACTGCTACTTCCTCCAATACTTTCACCGTAACGAACCGCAAACAACTTGTCGATGCGTTAGGCAAAAGCAGCAACACTACACCTAAAATTATTTATGTCAAAGGTACAATCAATGCCAATGTCGATGACAATAATAAAGCGCTAGGATTGAACGATTACAAAGACCCTAAGTATGATTTCAATGCGTATCTCAAGGCGTATGATCCGTCTACATGGGGTAAAAAGGTTCCTTCTGGTACATTGGAAGACGCACGTAAGGCATCACAGAAGAATCAAGCTAGTCGTACCGTTATTGAAATCCCATCCAATACAACGATTGTCGGTCTGGGCAACAATGCTATCATTAATGGTGCAAACTTCCAACTGAAAAAGGGTACAGACAACGTCATTATCCGTAATATTGAGTTTCAGGATGCCTACGATTATTTCCCGCAGTGGGACCCAACTGACGGCAGTACAGGCAACTGGAATTCAGAATATGACAGCATTACCATTAACGGAGCTACGCATGTATGGGTGGATCACAATACGTTCAATGACGGGGCTCACCCCGATAGCGGAAACGGCACCTTCTACGGTCAAGAATACCAACATCATGATGGACTGCTCGATGTGATTAACCAGGGTGATCTGGTTACCGTTTCATACAATCACTTTTACGATCATGACAAAACATCCATTATCGGCAACAGCGACAGCAAAACAGCAGATGAAGGGGCTTTACGTGTAACCCTGCATCACAATTATTATGAGAATACAGTACAACGCACACCGCGCGTACGTTATGGACAAGTCCATCTCTATAACAATTACTATACAGGTGATGTAAAACGCTCTGAATACCCTACGCTGTATATATGGGGCGCAGGCAAATCCTCCAAAATCTTTGCTGAAAACAATGTCATTGACGTTGCGGGACTATCCGCAGGCAAAATTGTGACTGTTTTTGGTGGGACTGCCTTGTCAGATACTGGCACACTTCTGAATGGACAGGCCGTAAACGCAGGCTCCAGCGCGGGTCTTAGCTCCTCTGTAGGCTGGAAGCCATCCTTGAACGATAAAATTTCCCCATCCGCCAGCGTGAAGGCAGAGGTCACTTCCCAAGCCGGTTCCGGCAAGCTGTAA
- a CDS encoding cupin domain-containing protein codes for MFFNDQDILMDTVDSNTTRKVLAHSDQLMYVKVMFAKAQTGEILLHKHVHEQVTYVLKGSFKFMIDQGETKDVQIVKEGDSIHFPSDTLHGCIPLEDDGILLDAFTPARADFL; via the coding sequence ATGTTTTTTAATGACCAAGATATTCTAATGGATACAGTAGACAGTAATACAACCCGGAAAGTGTTGGCCCACAGTGACCAGTTGATGTATGTCAAAGTGATGTTTGCTAAAGCTCAAACTGGGGAAATCCTGTTGCATAAGCATGTCCATGAACAGGTCACTTATGTATTGAAGGGAAGCTTTAAGTTCATGATCGATCAGGGCGAAACAAAGGATGTGCAGATTGTTAAAGAAGGAGACAGCATTCATTTTCCATCTGACACTCTTCATGGCTGCATCCCGCTGGAGGATGACGGAATTCTGCTAGATGCATTTACACCAGCACGTGCGGACTTCTTATAA
- a CDS encoding DUF4183 domain-containing protein, protein MPIIKPVFTAVATAPVSTGGAITTTITPATTRFFATITAGMIGATETTVPAASFVDDADAPVVALPALTATDSSNYYINGVIQQSSLFTLSTASLVIASVDITPGVPVVIEIADFSGTTSTITTQPTISAPTVTIIT, encoded by the coding sequence ATGCCAATCATAAAACCTGTATTTACAGCAGTAGCCACGGCTCCAGTGTCAACGGGGGGTGCTATAACCACGACCATAACCCCAGCAACTACCCGTTTTTTTGCAACCATTACAGCCGGGATGATCGGAGCAACAGAAACAACTGTTCCTGCTGCCAGCTTCGTAGATGACGCCGATGCTCCCGTGGTTGCTTTACCGGCATTAACAGCCACAGATTCTTCTAATTATTATATTAACGGAGTCATTCAGCAGAGCTCCTTATTCACCCTCTCCACAGCAAGTCTGGTCATTGCCTCCGTAGATATTACACCAGGTGTCCCGGTTGTTATAGAAATAGCAGATTTTAGCGGTACAACCTCTACTATCACCACTCAGCCTACCATCTCGGCCCCTACTGTAACGATTATCACATAA
- a CDS encoding HEAT repeat domain-containing protein has translation MENNETQQEFAEVYEQLKVAANRTSDWKARLAAVNDLGAWKNQQTIDLLTHRMNNDMVYAVQEAAYHKLQEWGENVQPPVRKEGELVKGLTKILVRIKKSLPADHTYNDFREKLHKMRVDIYDAYEGDKGAEFDQWLEQKWASLSTR, from the coding sequence TTGGAAAACAACGAAACTCAGCAGGAATTTGCAGAAGTATATGAGCAGCTTAAGGTGGCTGCAAACCGAACCTCCGATTGGAAAGCGCGTCTAGCTGCGGTGAATGATCTGGGTGCATGGAAGAACCAGCAGACAATTGACTTGCTGACGCACCGAATGAATAATGATATGGTATATGCTGTTCAGGAAGCCGCTTACCACAAGCTTCAGGAATGGGGAGAAAACGTACAGCCGCCTGTGCGCAAAGAGGGTGAGCTTGTTAAGGGGCTGACGAAGATTCTGGTGCGGATTAAAAAAAGCCTGCCAGCCGACCATACCTATAACGATTTTCGCGAGAAGCTGCACAAGATGAGAGTTGATATTTATGACGCATATGAAGGTGACAAGGGTGCTGAATTTGATCAGTGGCTGGAGCAAAAATGGGCTTCGTTATCCACAAGATAA
- a CDS encoding glycoside hydrolase family 5 protein — translation MKKKGFKKTFFVIASLVMGLTLYGYTPPSADAASVKGYYHTQGNKIVDESGKEAAFNGLNWFGLETPNYTLHGLWSRSMDDMLDQVKKEGYNLIRLPYSNQLFDSSSRADSIDYYKNPDLVGLTPIQIMDKLIEKAGQRGIQIILDRHRPGSGGQSELWYTSQYPESRWISDWKMLAERYKNNPTVIGADLHNEPHGQASWGTGDVSTDWRLAAQRAGNAILSVNPNWLILVEGVDHNVQGNNSQYWWGGNLTGVANYPVVLDVPNRVVYSPHDYGPGVSSQPWFNDTTFPSNLPAIWDQTWGYISKQNIAPVLVGEFGGRNVDSSSPEGKWQNVLVDYIGANNLYFTYWSLNPNSGDTGGLLLDDWVTWNRPKQDMLSRIMKPVVFVAEQAKAAAE, via the coding sequence ATGAAGAAAAAAGGGTTCAAAAAAACATTTTTCGTCATTGCCTCTCTCGTCATGGGCCTTACACTGTATGGGTACACTCCACCTTCGGCAGATGCAGCCAGCGTGAAAGGATATTATCACACCCAAGGAAACAAGATTGTAGATGAATCCGGGAAAGAGGCCGCATTTAACGGTCTGAACTGGTTCGGCCTGGAAACCCCTAATTACACCTTGCATGGACTGTGGAGCCGCTCAATGGACGACATGCTGGATCAGGTGAAAAAGGAAGGCTATAATCTCATCCGTCTGCCTTACAGCAATCAGTTATTTGATTCCAGCTCCCGTGCTGACAGTATTGATTACTACAAAAATCCTGATCTGGTCGGATTGACTCCGATTCAAATTATGGACAAGCTGATCGAAAAAGCTGGACAACGCGGTATTCAGATTATCCTTGACCGTCACCGCCCAGGCTCAGGTGGACAATCCGAGCTATGGTATACCTCTCAGTACCCTGAGTCCCGCTGGATCAGCGACTGGAAGATGTTAGCTGAACGTTATAAAAACAATCCTACCGTCATCGGTGCAGATTTACACAACGAGCCACACGGTCAGGCAAGCTGGGGAACAGGCGATGTCTCCACAGACTGGCGTCTCGCAGCGCAGCGTGCAGGGAATGCCATTCTGTCCGTGAATCCAAATTGGCTGATTCTCGTAGAAGGTGTGGACCATAATGTACAAGGCAACAACAGCCAATATTGGTGGGGCGGCAACCTGACAGGTGTGGCTAATTATCCTGTCGTACTGGACGTGCCGAACCGTGTCGTATATTCACCACATGACTATGGTCCTGGTGTGTCTTCGCAGCCATGGTTCAACGACACGACCTTCCCGTCCAACCTGCCAGCAATTTGGGATCAAACCTGGGGCTACATCAGTAAGCAAAACATAGCTCCAGTGCTGGTTGGTGAATTCGGCGGTCGCAATGTCGATTCGTCTTCCCCTGAGGGTAAATGGCAAAATGTACTCGTAGACTATATTGGTGCCAACAACCTGTACTTTACGTATTGGTCCCTGAATCCGAATAGCGGTGACACAGGCGGTCTGCTGCTGGATGACTGGGTTACCTGGAATCGTCCAAAGCAGGATATGCTGAGCCGGATTATGAAGCCTGTTGTTTTCGTAGCGGAGCAAGCGAAGGCAGCAGCTGAATAG
- the nfi gene encoding deoxyribonuclease V (cleaves DNA at apurinic or apyrimidinic sites), translating into MRHRKMEPIINHEWDLDEKEAVKLQQELSLKVTKEDRFPEIQYVAGVDVAYSEQSDLLVAAIVILDASSLQVVESIVVEDAVYFPYIPGLFSFRELPPIVKALKQIKTFPQLVVCDGQGIAHPRRFGLASHLGVIFDIPTIGCGKTRLWGEFEEPSRERGACSLLMDHEEIIGGALRTQDNIKPLFVSVGHRISLETACNWILKLCPQYRLPETTRQADQLVRKALSQINQGSI; encoded by the coding sequence ATGAGGCACAGAAAAATGGAACCAATCATAAATCATGAATGGGATCTAGATGAAAAAGAAGCGGTGAAATTACAGCAGGAGTTATCTTTAAAAGTTACAAAAGAAGATCGATTCCCTGAAATTCAATATGTTGCTGGGGTAGACGTGGCATACAGTGAACAAAGTGATCTCTTAGTTGCGGCCATCGTGATTTTAGATGCTAGCTCATTACAAGTAGTGGAATCCATAGTGGTTGAAGATGCTGTCTATTTTCCCTACATCCCCGGATTGTTTTCATTCAGGGAGCTGCCGCCTATAGTAAAAGCATTGAAGCAAATCAAGACCTTTCCCCAGCTGGTGGTCTGTGATGGACAAGGAATTGCCCATCCTAGACGATTCGGATTAGCCAGTCATTTAGGTGTTATATTTGATATTCCTACAATTGGATGTGGTAAAACGAGGCTATGGGGTGAATTCGAAGAGCCATCTCGAGAACGAGGGGCATGTTCGTTATTAATGGATCATGAGGAGATTATCGGCGGGGCGTTAAGAACCCAGGACAACATTAAACCTTTGTTTGTATCTGTAGGGCATCGTATTTCATTAGAAACGGCCTGCAACTGGATATTAAAGCTTTGTCCACAATATCGCTTACCTGAGACCACTCGACAAGCTGATCAGCTTGTGAGAAAAGCTTTATCACAAATAAACCAGGGGAGTATCTGA
- a CDS encoding cache domain-containing sensor histidine kinase, with amino-acid sequence MRSRFQPLNTLRNQIFIGFILVMLIMMSVAGAFIYLNVSHLLKDSAERHIGQTAVQASGRLDALIGQMDSLTEQVANHPSVQHILLEERNGGKVTFGQRQSLLQVMHSYQAYMPSVGSLELYTAEGKMLFPIREGSLEDRIGQADIREANEMKGRLVWIGIDPENPQSLLAIRQVSLVDRWFSRGGYLITRMDRSYFGLNGTSATNEEANETMLLVDRGGELLSGEPMNQTNLLDVLHSKTQTVHIGEREYVKAVQQSERTGWSLLILIPVSVVTDGITVLRTTLIISASLGAVLFLFMSFMLSTLITRPIGHLIQAMRRSREGALALNPEPAAAVELRELNAEYNTMIVDINELIHVICEKEALQSQTELKALQAQINPHFLFNTLDAFNWSLQEKGEEELAGLMVSMSRLFRYVIEPAHHDSWVTLGEEIAQVRRYLELMEMRLGERLSWQIHMPPEAARIPLPKLLIQPILENAILHGVENRIGNGRVEIRITPSARLGWTKIEVVDNGPGMTQEELAAVRTALMEGSACQSKGTGMGLVNVQRRLALYYDSASYRTDGVLIHSAVQEGTVVAFEIPDEYGGR; translated from the coding sequence ATGCGTTCAAGGTTCCAACCATTAAACACGTTGCGTAATCAGATTTTTATCGGCTTTATATTGGTGATGCTCATTATGATGAGTGTGGCGGGGGCGTTCATTTACCTCAATGTCTCTCACCTGCTAAAAGACAGCGCCGAGCGGCATATTGGTCAGACCGCAGTGCAAGCAAGCGGCAGACTGGATGCATTAATCGGCCAGATGGACAGCCTGACGGAACAAGTGGCGAATCATCCATCTGTTCAGCATATTTTGCTGGAGGAGCGCAATGGGGGCAAGGTGACTTTCGGCCAGCGTCAATCGCTACTGCAAGTGATGCATAGCTATCAGGCTTATATGCCGAGCGTTGGCTCGCTGGAGCTGTATACCGCCGAAGGGAAGATGTTGTTTCCAATTAGAGAAGGCAGTCTGGAGGACCGTATCGGACAGGCGGACATTCGGGAAGCAAATGAGATGAAAGGCAGGCTGGTCTGGATCGGCATAGATCCTGAAAACCCCCAGTCGCTGCTGGCGATTCGGCAGGTGAGCCTGGTAGATCGCTGGTTTTCACGCGGAGGATATCTGATTACCCGCATGGACCGAAGTTATTTTGGGCTAAATGGTACGTCAGCGACCAATGAAGAAGCAAATGAGACCATGCTGCTTGTAGATCGTGGAGGCGAGTTGCTATCGGGTGAACCTATGAATCAGACTAATTTGTTAGATGTATTGCACAGCAAGACACAGACGGTTCATATTGGAGAGCGCGAGTATGTGAAGGCAGTTCAGCAATCGGAACGGACAGGATGGTCGCTGCTGATCCTCATTCCAGTTAGCGTCGTCACAGACGGAATTACGGTTTTACGGACGACACTTATTATTTCGGCGTCTCTTGGTGCCGTATTGTTCCTGTTCATGTCTTTTATGTTGTCAACATTGATTACCAGACCGATAGGTCACTTGATTCAGGCCATGCGTCGTTCACGGGAAGGGGCATTGGCCCTGAATCCAGAACCGGCAGCAGCGGTTGAACTACGGGAATTAAATGCAGAGTACAACACGATGATTGTCGATATCAATGAATTGATCCATGTCATTTGCGAGAAGGAGGCTTTACAAAGCCAGACCGAGCTTAAAGCACTGCAAGCGCAGATCAACCCGCATTTTCTTTTTAACACGCTGGATGCTTTTAACTGGTCGCTACAGGAGAAGGGAGAGGAAGAACTTGCCGGGCTGATGGTGTCCATGTCGCGGCTGTTTCGTTATGTGATCGAACCGGCTCACCATGACTCTTGGGTGACACTTGGAGAAGAAATAGCACAAGTCCGTCGTTATCTGGAACTGATGGAGATGCGCCTGGGCGAACGCCTGAGCTGGCAAATTCATATGCCACCAGAGGCAGCAAGAATTCCGCTTCCTAAGCTGCTGATCCAGCCCATTTTAGAAAATGCAATCTTACATGGTGTCGAAAATCGCATCGGCAATGGCCGTGTTGAAATTCGAATCACTCCTTCGGCGAGGTTGGGCTGGACTAAGATCGAGGTAGTAGATAACGGACCTGGAATGACACAGGAGGAACTTGCAGCTGTGCGTACAGCGTTGATGGAGGGATCTGCTTGTCAGAGCAAGGGAACTGGTATGGGACTGGTTAATGTGCAGCGCAGGCTTGCTCTCTATTATGATAGCGCATCTTATCGAACGGACGGCGTGCTGATCCACAGTGCTGTGCAGGAAGGAACTGTGGTCGCTTTTGAAATTCCTGATGAATACGGGGGGCGGTAG
- a CDS encoding TetR/AcrR family transcriptional regulator — MNKKTHVDSKKKDILQAAMCLFATKGIDGISVKEIGEAAGVTDAAIYKHFKSKDAMALEVFGQYCNSYTTLIDFYRKQSGSFVSRFHQLVDEVLNMHDEDQYGLLLLSQHHELYVEASQSQNVRQPLEALTEFIEQGIQQGELPKQDVQLSGVLIIGAITRLSVSSLEGELPQLLAPLAAEVKQRLTALLSKGQ; from the coding sequence ATGAACAAGAAAACACATGTAGACAGCAAAAAGAAAGATATTCTGCAGGCAGCGATGTGCTTATTTGCAACCAAAGGGATTGACGGGATTTCAGTCAAAGAGATTGGAGAGGCTGCCGGTGTGACGGATGCCGCGATTTATAAGCATTTTAAGAGTAAAGATGCAATGGCCTTGGAGGTATTTGGGCAATATTGTAATAGCTACACCACCTTAATTGACTTCTATCGCAAGCAGAGTGGGAGCTTCGTCAGCCGTTTCCATCAACTGGTGGATGAAGTGCTGAATATGCATGATGAGGACCAGTATGGATTGCTTCTACTATCACAGCATCATGAGCTGTATGTTGAAGCAAGCCAGAGCCAGAATGTGCGTCAGCCGCTGGAGGCGTTGACTGAATTCATCGAACAGGGGATTCAACAAGGTGAACTGCCGAAGCAGGATGTTCAGCTATCCGGTGTGCTCATCATTGGAGCCATTACACGCTTGTCCGTGTCCAGCCTGGAAGGGGAACTTCCACAGCTACTGGCTCCATTGGCAGCAGAGGTCAAACAACGTTTAACTGCTTTATTAAGTAAAGGTCAGTAA
- a CDS encoding cyclase family protein, with the protein MAEDLANVLKLLKQKEWVDLSHAFYPEIPHFPVFDNVQVDTLFTHDDGFFVKQYCFPGQYGTHIDAPVHFVKGKRYLHELSLKELVLPLVVIDRSAAVAANSDYELTVADILDFEKEHGRIAEQSFAAFRSDWSKRWPNPDAFSNKDNAGDAHCPGWSLDALRFLVEERNVAAIGHETLDTDSSVAYRKAGKLVGEYYILEQDRYQVEVLTNLDKLPPTGAIIYNIVPSIQDSPGFPVRSFAILP; encoded by the coding sequence ATGGCAGAGGATTTAGCAAATGTATTGAAGTTGTTGAAGCAAAAAGAGTGGGTGGACTTGTCCCATGCCTTTTATCCTGAAATTCCCCATTTTCCGGTTTTTGATAACGTTCAGGTGGATACCTTGTTTACCCACGACGATGGCTTTTTTGTAAAACAATACTGCTTTCCAGGGCAGTATGGAACTCATATTGACGCTCCCGTTCATTTTGTGAAGGGGAAACGTTATTTACATGAGCTTTCGTTGAAGGAACTGGTTTTACCGCTGGTTGTCATTGACCGTTCAGCAGCCGTTGCAGCCAATTCCGACTATGAGCTTACGGTCGCGGATATTCTGGATTTTGAAAAAGAGCACGGACGTATTGCCGAACAGTCCTTTGCCGCCTTTCGCAGTGATTGGAGCAAGCGCTGGCCTAATCCAGATGCCTTCTCGAACAAGGACAATGCCGGAGATGCACACTGCCCAGGCTGGTCGCTGGATGCGCTGCGCTTTTTGGTAGAAGAACGGAATGTTGCTGCTATCGGGCATGAAACACTGGATACGGACTCCTCTGTAGCTTATCGAAAAGCGGGCAAACTGGTAGGGGAATATTACATATTGGAGCAGGATCGATATCAAGTTGAGGTGCTGACAAATTTGGACAAGCTGCCTCCGACGGGCGCAATCATTTATAATATCGTTCCGAGCATTCAGGATTCACCCGGTTTTCCGGTGCGCTCCTTTGCTATTTTGCCTTAA
- a CDS encoding NAD(P)H-dependent oxidoreductase: MSKKILVIQGNPVDGSYGEALAQSYVKGAKAAGAEVRLLQLSVLDFNPNLLGGYRNKLPLEPDLIQAQESIKWAEHLVFVFPIWWGSLPALMKGFIDRTFMPGFAFKYQKGKPLPDKLLKGRTARLITTMDGPHWYYRFFQGQPGHRMMKDSTLHLCGVKPVRSTTIDLMNKRTDQQRNEWLSKVEQLGRSMS, from the coding sequence ATGTCTAAAAAAATATTGGTGATTCAAGGGAATCCGGTCGATGGTAGTTATGGAGAAGCGCTGGCTCAATCCTATGTAAAAGGAGCGAAGGCTGCAGGAGCAGAGGTTCGTTTGTTGCAGCTATCCGTGTTGGACTTTAATCCAAATCTATTAGGTGGATATCGTAATAAATTGCCGTTGGAACCTGATTTGATCCAAGCACAGGAGTCGATTAAATGGGCAGAACATCTCGTTTTTGTCTTTCCAATCTGGTGGGGCAGCTTGCCTGCATTAATGAAAGGATTCATTGACCGTACCTTTATGCCGGGGTTTGCGTTTAAGTATCAAAAAGGAAAACCCCTGCCTGACAAGCTTCTAAAAGGAAGAACAGCCCGCCTCATTACAACGATGGACGGTCCGCACTGGTACTATCGATTTTTCCAGGGACAGCCTGGGCATCGGATGATGAAGGATTCCACACTACATTTATGCGGTGTCAAGCCAGTGCGTTCTACGACCATTGATCTTATGAATAAGAGGACAGATCAACAGCGTAACGAATGGCTGAGCAAGGTTGAGCAGCTAGGACGAAGCATGAGCTAG
- a CDS encoding DUF4183 domain-containing protein, translated as MEHTGKQGMPCSAGLPGEAGVPGAPGVPGVPGVPGVPGIRGPAGTQGAPGVPGPTGAQGSAGATGAPGPTGAQGVIGPTGAQGITGPTGPAPDISNIEIVPTAERYFYFTPDPIESSVTIMADQFSVDGVQGASQRFHVGSNSYANLYINGMLQERTLFSLTPSSLTIHLGEGETISSGTPIIVEIVQFSVRYSA; from the coding sequence ATGGAGCATACAGGAAAGCAAGGTATGCCCTGTTCAGCAGGTCTTCCAGGTGAAGCCGGGGTGCCAGGAGCGCCAGGAGTGCCAGGAGTGCCGGGAGTGCCAGGAGTACCAGGAATACGGGGCCCTGCAGGAACACAGGGAGCACCGGGAGTGCCCGGTCCAACTGGAGCTCAAGGTAGTGCAGGCGCAACAGGTGCACCCGGTCCTACCGGAGCACAGGGCGTAATCGGTCCTACTGGAGCCCAAGGTATAACGGGTCCAACCGGTCCGGCACCTGACATCTCCAATATTGAAATTGTCCCTACGGCTGAGCGGTATTTTTATTTTACTCCTGATCCGATTGAATCTTCAGTCACGATTATGGCGGATCAATTTTCTGTAGATGGTGTGCAGGGAGCTTCTCAGAGGTTTCATGTCGGAAGCAATAGTTATGCTAATCTGTATATTAACGGAATGTTACAAGAAAGAACGTTGTTCAGCTTGACACCTTCATCGCTGACGATTCACCTCGGCGAAGGGGAGACAATTTCCTCCGGCACACCTATTATTGTGGAAATTGTTCAATTTAGTGTGCGATACAGTGCATGA